The uncultured Bacteroides sp. DNA segment TGAGGGAGATTTTCTATTTGCTTTTTTATGAATCAAAATTAAAGTCAGTTTATAAATGGGTAAAATGAAGTGATCCGGCATTAATGAGTGGTGACCCGGTATTATATACGAAACGTGCACAATTCATAAACAGAATGAATGCGCACGTTCAATAATATGATAGCAGCAATAAATATTGGCATCAATGCAAAATATTGAAAACCAGTTCGCGAAGAATATCTCCATCGTTCATTGAAGCACTATCTATTCCTTTACTTTTCGCGTCAGCATATCGAATATCTCCAATGATTTGCATCGTTTTTATTCCATTGTATTTTCTCATTGCAGCTGCATAGTCACGAGCTTGCCAAGGAGTCTTTAATCCTAACATAGCGGCAATTCCTTGTTCAGATTTATCTGGAGCATAATAAGCTAACATTAAATTAGAGAAAAAATTAAAGAGAAGAGGCAATGTCATTTGAATCGGATTAGCCTTAGGATTTTCTTCGAAAAATTTGATAATCTTATTAGCTTTGAGTACGTCCTTTTCAATTAAAGCACTGCGTAGTTCAAAGTTATTGTAGTCTTTACTTATACCAATGTTCTTCTCTACTTGTTCAGGCGTTATACGCATCTGTCCCTTAGGCAATGTAATGATCAGTTTTTCAAGCTCCCCAGTTAGTCGACTGAGATCGGTTCCGACGAAGTCCGCTAACATTTGACCTGCTTTGGGCTCGACATCTACTCCTTTACGCTTTAGATAAGAGGATATAAAAGCTGGAAGGGCAGTCTCTTTAATTCGTTTTGATTCAAAAAGTAGACCTTTTTTCTCTATTTCAGCGGCTATTTTTTTTCTCCTGTCAAGCGTGCCGTGTTTATGGCACATTACTAATATAGTAGAGTTCAGAGGCTTTTGAAGATAAAAAGTGAGTCCTTCAATATTTTTTATAGCTTGTGATTCTTTCACAATAACCACTTGATATTCGGACATCATCGGATATCTTTTAGCAGCATTTATTACCGTCGAGATATCAACATCAGCTCCATAAACTATCGTTGAGTTGAACTCCTTTTCTGTTTCAGTTAAAACATTAGCAGCAATATAGTCAGCAATCAAGTCGATATAATAGGATTCCTCGCCCATCAAATAATAGATGGGGCGATATTGTTTAGCTTTTAATTCTTTGAGAATATCATCACAAGTTAATTCTTGTTTGGCCATATTACATAGAAGTGTTATTACCAGTCAAATTTCAGATGTTTTACAGTTTTCTTTGCTTCAATAATCATTCGTAAAGATGCTATACCAATCTGAACATGTTCTTTTACGTAATTTTGAGTCACAATATTGTCGCTCTTATCCGTCTTTACTCCTTCCGGAATCATTGGTTGGTCGGATACAAGTAGCAAAGCTCCTGTAGGTATATGATTGGCAAAGCCAACACTAAACACCGTCGCCGTTTCCATATCAACGGCCATGGCACGCGTTTTTTGTAGATAGCTCTTAAATTCATCATCATGCTCCCATATACGGCGATTGGTGGTATATACAGTCCCCGTCCAGTAATCTCGTGCATGGTCGCGAATGGCTGAAGAGACAGCACGTTGCAACATAAATGCCGGGAGCGATGGAACTTCAGGGGGGAAATAATCATTTGAGGTTCCTTCACCTCTAATAGCAGCAATAGGAAGTATTAAATCTCCAATCTTATTTTTCTTGTCTATCCCACCACACTTACCTAAGAATAAGCAAGCCTTAGGGGTAATAGCACCTAGAAGATCCATAATAATTGCAGCGTTGGGGCTGCCCATACCGAAGTTAATAATCGTAATTCCTTCAGCAGACGCTGATATCATATTAGCATCAGTTCCTAAAATCGGAACATTAAATTCTTGCGCAAATATTTCTACATACTTGTTGAAGTTGGTCAATAATATATATTCTCCAAAATCTTCGAGATTGCGTTTAGTGTAGCGAGGTAGCCAGTTAGCCACGATTTCTTGCTTCGTTTTCATAATAATTCATTAAATTTGTATTTCCAATAAATGAGGAACCAATATTTAACGTACAAAAGTAGTAAATGTTATCGTTAAACCTGCCTACGTTTGAGACAAAAATAACTTTGCGTAACGAAAAAAGCGTAATTTTCGATATAATCCGCAAACGATATGTAGCATTAACCCCTGAAGAATGGGTAAGGCAACATTTTGTTCATTTTCTTATAACCCATAAAGGTTACCCGGTTGCGCTGATGGGCAATGAAATTTTGCTGAATCTTAATGGTACAAAGAAAAGATGTGATACTGTACTTTATCGGCAGGACTTAACGGCTCGAATGATCATAGAATACAAAGCACCCCACATAAAAATTACCCAAGCTGTTTTTGATCAAATCACCCGCTATAACATGGTATTGAAGGTAGATTACCTTGTGGTGAGCAATGGTATGCAACATTATTGTTGCCGAATGAATTACAATGACCAGAGCTACACTTTTCTTGAAGACATTCCTGATTACATCGCATTATAACTGATATAATCATTATTGAAGATGCAAACTTAACGACTGCATACAGATCGAATATCATTTTATTTTAATAAAAAAATGAGTTAAGTAAGATCTCAGAATATAATATAAATGAGCCTCTTGAGTGAGTATACAAATCACTCAAAAGGCTCATTTCTTTTCTGTAGAACAAAAAAATATATTAAAGATTAGTTTGGCTTAAATGCCCAAACTAATCTTTATATATCTAAGAAAAAATTATTTTTTTCCGGCTTTTTCTACCTTTTCAACTTTTTGCTCTAATTCAATGCCTGCCAATTCAGGGTCAATCATCACCCTACCGCAATATTCGCAAACGATAATTTTCTTGCGAGAACGAATATCCAACTGTCTCTGAGGTGGAATTTTGTTGAAGCAGCCGCCACAAGCATCACGTTGTACATATACAATACCCAATCCATTACGTGAATTTTTGCGAATACGTTTAAATGATTGAAGCAAACGAGGTTCAATTGTCGTTTCCAGAACTTTAGCTTTATCTCTCAGCTTTTCTTCCTCTTGCTTTGTTTCTGAAACGATCTCATCCAATTCACTCTTCTTTTGGTCAAGGTCTTTCTTTCTCTCATCTAAGATAGCGATGCTTTTAGCTGCTTCTTCCGATTTTTCTTTTTCTTCAGCAATAAATTCCTTGATACGCTTTTCGCACAATTCAACTTCAAGAGTCTGAAATTCGATTTCTTTACTTAAAAAGTCATATTCACGATTGTTTCGTACATTATCTTGCTGAGATTTATACTTATCAACTGCAACTTTTGAAGTATCTATTTCAATTTTTTTAGCAGCAATAGCCGCTTTTAGTTCGTCAATTTCCGCTTTAATTTTATCGATACGCGTACTCAAACCGGCAACTTCGTCTTCAAGGTCTTGTACTTCCAAAGGAAGTTCTCCTCTTAATGTCTTAATTTTATCAATTTCAGACAACATTGTCTGTAGTTGAAACAATGCTTTTAGCTTTTGTTCAACTGTCAACTCTTTCGGTTCGTTTTTTGCTTCTTTAGCCATGTTACTTATAAATATTTTATGGGATTTGTATTTACTTTACTAAATAGGAGTGTAAAATTAGGAAATAAATCCCGGATTATGGAATAAAAAATTTCTTTTGT contains these protein-coding regions:
- a CDS encoding AMP nucleosidase, whose amino-acid sequence is MKTKQEIVANWLPRYTKRNLEDFGEYILLTNFNKYVEIFAQEFNVPILGTDANMISASAEGITIINFGMGSPNAAIIMDLLGAITPKACLFLGKCGGIDKKNKIGDLILPIAAIRGEGTSNDYFPPEVPSLPAFMLQRAVSSAIRDHARDYWTGTVYTTNRRIWEHDDEFKSYLQKTRAMAVDMETATVFSVGFANHIPTGALLLVSDQPMIPEGVKTDKSDNIVTQNYVKEHVQIGIASLRMIIEAKKTVKHLKFDW
- a CDS encoding type I restriction enzyme HsdR N-terminal domain-containing protein — protein: MLSLNLPTFETKITLRNEKSVIFDIIRKRYVALTPEEWVRQHFVHFLITHKGYPVALMGNEILLNLNGTKKRCDTVLYRQDLTARMIIEYKAPHIKITQAVFDQITRYNMVLKVDYLVVSNGMQHYCCRMNYNDQSYTFLEDIPDYIAL
- the holA gene encoding DNA polymerase III subunit delta produces the protein MAKQELTCDDILKELKAKQYRPIYYLMGEESYYIDLIADYIAANVLTETEKEFNSTIVYGADVDISTVINAAKRYPMMSEYQVVIVKESQAIKNIEGLTFYLQKPLNSTILVMCHKHGTLDRRKKIAAEIEKKGLLFESKRIKETALPAFISSYLKRKGVDVEPKAGQMLADFVGTDLSRLTGELEKLIITLPKGQMRITPEQVEKNIGISKDYNNFELRSALIEKDVLKANKIIKFFEENPKANPIQMTLPLLFNFFSNLMLAYYAPDKSEQGIAAMLGLKTPWQARDYAAAMRKYNGIKTMQIIGDIRYADAKSKGIDSASMNDGDILRELVFNILH
- a CDS encoding C4-type zinc ribbon domain-containing protein, which translates into the protein MAKEAKNEPKELTVEQKLKALFQLQTMLSEIDKIKTLRGELPLEVQDLEDEVAGLSTRIDKIKAEIDELKAAIAAKKIEIDTSKVAVDKYKSQQDNVRNNREYDFLSKEIEFQTLEVELCEKRIKEFIAEEKEKSEEAAKSIAILDERKKDLDQKKSELDEIVSETKQEEEKLRDKAKVLETTIEPRLLQSFKRIRKNSRNGLGIVYVQRDACGGCFNKIPPQRQLDIRSRKKIIVCEYCGRVMIDPELAGIELEQKVEKVEKAGKK